The genomic window CCtgatccaaggtttgtttttcaatttgacgGAGAACCTGAGTGCAGTCCCCAAGTGTTTCAGATCCGAGGCAATATCAGGCAACCTGTTTTTACTTGCAAATTCAGCCTTAGAACCACCGGCGGTGGTGACCGCAATCGGAGATCCATGTTAgtttgttttagggttttaaccttcttgctttttaattttagtaaaatcaagcattaatttttttttttaaatagagtaAAGCGCTGCATTTGTTAATCTCTTAATCcaacttgtttttattaaaaagagaCTAATACAagttaatcatgtttttttaggtgattaaaaacttaattatatatctttttgGAGATTATTATCCCATCTTATTTCGTGCTATGTTGCTAATTAATTTGGAGTTACTTGTTTCTGGTTTTGCCCAGATCATTGCAAGAGGAGCCCAGCAGCTCAAGGAGCTGGCTAAGTTCATTTGGTAGCGAAATAGAGAGACcactgaaagaaagaaaaggctgGTCAATAACAGTCCATGACTTATCCGGCTCACCAGTTGCCGCAGCTTCAATGGTTACTCCATTCGTACCTTCACCTGGTTCAGACAGAGTAAGCCGCTCGAACCCTGGTTCATGGCTCATCCTCCGCCCTGGAGCTGGTACCTGGAAACCATGGGGCCGGCTGGAGTCTTGGCGCGAGCGCGGCTCGTCTGATGGACTTGGCTACCGTTTTGAACTAATCCCTGACACAAACGGCACTATGAGCGCAGCCAGTATTGTATTAGCCGAGAGCACACTAAGTTCGCACAAAGGAGGCAAGTTTGTAATTGATTTAGGAGCCTGCTCAAACGGACGAACCACGCCGGCAAATTCGGCTTCTCCTGTGTGTAGCCCAAGGGGTAGTGGCGATCACGGTTATGGATTGTGGCCTAATTGTATGCACAGAGGGTTTGTAATGTCGGCTAGCGTGGAAGGAGAAGGGAAGTGCAGTAAACCTGGCGTGGAAGTTGGTGTGCAGCACGTCAATTGTACTGAAGATGCAGCTGCTTTCGTGGCATTAGCTGCTGCCGTTGATTTGAGTATGGATGCTTGTAAGCTCTTCTCGCAACGGTTAAGAAAAGAGCTCTGTCAAGATCAGGATATGCTTGGCTGACAGGGGTGATGattctggtttttttgtttttttttggcggGGGGAGGGGGGCGCTTTTACGTTGTCGTTttgtgataattaatttttttcgggTGGATGGATCTTAATATTTTCCTGCTACCAAGTACAAACAAATAACTGACTGTGTACAGGGAGCTAGATTAGACAGGCacgctttgttttaatttgggtGGCtcgtttttatttgtttttaagaaaaaagcgTTATGAAGGTGATGTTTTATATCTTTGATGTTTCTgtgatattggtttttttttttgaaattaatatttttttattttattagatgaatttgatgtgttaatactaaaaataaatttttaaaaaataaaaatatattaatttaatgtatttttaaataaaaaatatcttaaaaataattgatatactAAACAGGGTTTTATACGGCTGATGaactgtatttttaattttaagttatcTTTTTGtgagtttttgtattattttaaaataatagagttaaaaataaattttaaaaataaaagaaaatattatttgtaaaaCAGGACAATTACATGTGAAATTTCTTCTGCAGAAATAATtttagtaattgtttttaaaataaagataatgtttgtttatttgtaagagataatattttaaaaataaataaatattagttttaatctagtgatataaataatatttatttaaatataaaagttattttaaatttaacaaataaatcaattcaTTGTTAATGGATATACAGCTAAGCATgcgttaaaaataaaaataaaaattcaatttcacgcgccatgaatatatatttttacaatattatcattgattattttaaagaaagagaaaaaaataaaatataaaaagagcaCTTCATtggaaatcaaattaatttccaaCATAAAATCTTTGGTGCTATTGacaaagaatatttatttttaaaattcaaaatttaaaagattatttttgaaAGTTAGAGATGAGATATGGAGGTTGGTGCGGGGGAGCAGGTACGGGAAGTGCTGGGCGTGCACGCAAGGACTCAATGAAAAAGagcaacaaaagaaagagagagagaagtggaTGGTAGCTGTAATGCGCTTTTgagttatataataaatttggcTTTGGTATGAATGAAGTGTGGAGCTGCTGCTTATTACTGCTATTAATTATTAGGAGCGTTTATCTGACTTATGCAGCaaatagcttattttataatcttaagTTTTCCTTTATGGAAAGATCGGATCCCACTGTCGAAGACTGTTTCTGGGGACCGACGACCATTCATGGCATGGCTAGAGATGATTCTGAAGGTGAGCTCGAGTGGTCCGGAAACGATTTCATACTCCGGCCCGTGTTAGGACTCCCCTTTCTGAAATGAGGAGTCACGTTCACGTCTTCAGGGCTGACCTGAAACTGTCACAGCTAGCTTTTGTTGGAAAATGAGGTCTGAGGAACATTGTGCTTTGTAGGGTTGGCTTGTGGTGTCTTACTGTTACACATGACATGCTAACAAGAGGGGACCCAAGTTAAACACTGCTATGCTAGCATGAGAGATTAAATAGCTGGAGCTTCTGCTGCCTATCCAGTAAAAAGTACGAGGAATGggcctttttcttctttttatctctCAAATTTACATTTAATTTGATCAG from Populus trichocarpa isolate Nisqually-1 chromosome 5, P.trichocarpa_v4.1, whole genome shotgun sequence includes these protein-coding regions:
- the LOC7489783 gene encoding uncharacterized protein LOC7489783 → MDPCPFVRLTVGNLALKIPVASKPARSVVHPSSSPCFCKIKLKNFPLQTAVIPYIPSQFPEGQLQTPAATFHLSKSDLDRLVAKSIFTNKLQLKISLYTGRLGTTCGVNSGRLLGKVSVPLDLAGTESRGVTFHNGWISIGKESVKSSSAVFHLNVKAEPDPRFVFQFDGEPECSPQVFQIRGNIRQPVFTCKFSLRTTGGGDRNRRSISLQEEPSSSRSWLSSFGSEIERPLKERKGWSITVHDLSGSPVAAASMVTPFVPSPGSDRVSRSNPGSWLILRPGAGTWKPWGRLESWRERGSSDGLGYRFELIPDTNGTMSAASIVLAESTLSSHKGGKFVIDLGACSNGRTTPANSASPVCSPRGSGDHGYGLWPNCMHRGFVMSASVEGEGKCSKPGVEVGVQHVNCTEDAAAFVALAAAVDLSMDACKLFSQRLRKELCQDQDMLG